One genomic segment of Macaca fascicularis isolate 582-1 chromosome 19, T2T-MFA8v1.1 includes these proteins:
- the LOC123570183 gene encoding uncharacterized protein, whose translation MGNKIAVPQNSPLGCILQNWDKFDLQTIKQKRLVFLCNTVWPKYDLEGQEVWPVGGSLNVNTILRLDLYCRRHRKWSEVPYVKTFMIFRENPDFCKGCETNPTLLPILSHPLQSPQPGGLNDFLVNPPQPPLPETKEKEQAPPAPSSLYHTLSLDGSASTYTRPPGPRSGICPLPVVSRLTGPVQVQVPFSMHDLSQVKEDLGKFSENPGKFLEAFRKLTLTCELTWKDVAILLGQTLSLDERQTIWEAARQCGDELHLADANYPVGATAVPLQDPNWDYDTPAGICARNHMLLCLIEGMKRSQVKPVNYNKLATIDQGPHENPIAFLERLQETLIKHTNLDPGSPEGQLVLKDHFLTQAAPDIRRKLQRLALGTSAPMSQILKLASSVFYNRDQEERDRAEKKEKQKEERQAQLLAALQVHQPPPGCPKDTLPGKCYQCGKPGHWKANCPYGPKGEKPYTACPLCRKLGY comes from the coding sequence ATGGGTAACAAGATCGCTGTACCCCAGAATTCCCCTCTCGGATGCATCCTTCAAAACTGGGATAAGTTTGATCTCCagactataaaacaaaaaagattggTTTTCCTTTGCAATACAGTTTGGCCAAAATATGACCTAGAAGGGCAGGAAGTCTGGCCAGTGGGGGGAAGCTTAAATGTTAACACCATACTCCGGCTTGACCTCTACTGCCGGCGTCACCGCAAATGGTCAGAGGTCCCTTATGTGAAAACCTTCATGATCTTCAGGGAAAACCCCGATTTTTGTAAAGGCTGTGAAACAAATCCCACCCTCTTACCTATCCTCAGTCATCCACTCCAGAGCCCTCAACCAGGAGGCCTCAACGATTTCCTGGTcaacccacctcaacctcctcttcctgagaccaaagagaaagaacaggCACCCCCAGCTCCCTCCTCCTTGTATCACACTCTTAGCCTTGATGGGTCAGCCTCAACCTACACTAGGCCCCCAGGTCCCCGCTCTGGAATCTGCCCGCTACCAGTGGTGAGCAGACTAACAGGACCAGTCCAAGTCCAGGTCCCCTTTTCCATGCACGACTTGTCCCAAGTTAAGGAAGACCTGGGAAAATTCTCAGAGAATCCGGGAAAATTCCTGGAGGCCTTCCGTAAATTAACCCTCACTTGTGAACTAACCTGGAAGGATGTCGCCATCCTCCTCGGACAAACCCTCTCTCTGGACGAAAGACAGACCATTTGGGAGGCAGCACGTCAATGCGGGGATGAGCTCCACTTGGCAGATGCCAACTATCCCGTGGGAGCTACAGCTGTCCCCCTGCAGGACCCCAACTGGGACTACGATACCCCGGCAGGAATCTGCGCCAGAAATCATATGCTCCTATGCCTGATAGAGGGAATGAAAAGGAGTCAAGTCAAGCCTGTCAATTATAATAAATTAGCAACCATCGACCAAGGGCCACATGAGAATCCCATAGCCTTTCTCGAAAGGCTCCAGGAAACTCTTATCAAACATACCAACCTAGACCCGGGATCCCCAGAAGGACAACTGGTCCTAAAGGATCACTTCCTCACACAAGCTGCCCCAGACATTAGGAGAAAACTGCAGAGGCTGGCTTTGGGAACTAGTGCCCCCATGTCACAAATCCTCAAATTAGCTTCCTCAGTGTTTTATAACCGAGACCAGGAGGAGAGGGACAGGGCcgagaagaaggaaaaacagaaagaagagaggCAGGCTCAATTATTAGCTGCTTTGCAAGTCCACCAGCCCCCTCCAGGTTGCCCTAAGGATACGCTCCCAGGGAAGTGCTATCAGTGCGGGAAGCCAGGCCACTGGAAGGCAAACTGCCCCTATGGgccaaagggggaaaagccctaCACGGCCTGTCCCCTCTGCCGTAAGCTCGGCTACTAG